A single window of Gossypium hirsutum isolate 1008001.06 chromosome A10, Gossypium_hirsutum_v2.1, whole genome shotgun sequence DNA harbors:
- the LOC107897536 gene encoding uncharacterized protein, with amino-acid sequence MAPLGSDNGDIKPSEMNPSSDFSYSDTQPFEFDSQYSFLGDKADNEDSDQLDYLQSTVPFDDYNVQVEDGLETQALNLGGETQVLNFDGETQVLDDLDCFENMETQLLDEFNDAIAADSDSEGMEGTEILDQGDEVSNDEIVTGDCGQFLVQKKESLEQHNASTNEQMNSGIHGSTTTPDIRAVPESKSTSVRFTSVRAAALHASGLAARKAALRGMNGKSCFIQTGCQFSDQCTIKSDGSNPNVVEKMNQAQHLVNREENSIGLRHGTSCRVGSTVRKLFAERSSCRSENADARDDLLQFPASDGQSAGLSYIDSEEPGELLQANALNFVERFVNDKMTELDDQVDLGKSTGRKSLISCAIIGPQSLAKKTVERTAGETQIFDWDDALEDEGGGGIYCRRKEEFYGDGSHAQKNSNHAHKPKGSKLNESCNVDQPNAHDKEIVDSDSKSLLCKSKDNGKPVGEGQLDFRKNLLNEFDEQCNSDSSRGQLEAAAAAELNVGFDTQISAEAMEALFYGDVATDVNGNLGFPGISKGSSKILCRGKCRKRISSREFVLRKGVYCYGAAPVTRQSKRTRVSSVLQNLSSKNVWKECDTDLLLQRTKKAKSNNDKNQNSGGINMTKMPSKSIKKRKAGGALTRSQLHGTGRSTMSSSIKKRHLEEVCTVTPIAHRTRQSLVMNAQIAEASASDCRKGKKLEKEVGLLQENRTRSIDVTDVELSLASNAEEQLSKFHSNQSGEHGNVESCNDDQLHLGLIAGNNGNHGSSYPKHRSSRKMSVHVGESDNLEAQSEKSVQLDNEPSIPVVKKSRRNNMSTCIRSTTVRITRSSRNTCPVLHFPDQNSEGKLSRQSSDKQGSKHNVVNCNSTKMNRRTISTSITGPVAAKEIQHSGGNHVAVSSPISENLAVTVASDESPEEKSRSLGSLCTTPVNCPTPINAASPVCMGEEYFKQSCKKNLSKSLLIKELRSLSPIDPEPIATSKDMRKRRDLADIRVLFSNHLNEDIIKQQKKILARLGISEASSILAATHFVTDKFVRTRNMLEAIASGKPVVTHLWLESIGQVNIHIDEDAYILRDIKKEKEFGFCMPSSLARARRRPLLQGRRILITPNTKPNKETIVHLVAVLHGQALERIGRSAMKDDKVLDDLLILSCEEDYAICVPFLEKGAAVYSSELLLNGIVTQKLDYERHRLFSDHVRKTRSTIWLRKDNRFLPVTKHK; translated from the exons ATGGCCCCTCTTGGAAGCGACAATGGCGATATTAAACCCTCTGAAATGAACCCAAGCTCGGATTTTTCATATTCCGATACTCAGCCCTTCGAATTTGATTCTCAATATTCATTTTTGG gtgatAAAGCTGATAACGAGGATAGTGATCAATTAGACTATCTACAAAGTACAGTTCCTTTTGACGATTATAATGTTCAGGTCGAGGATGGATTGGAGACCCAGGCTCTCAACCTTGGGGGGGAAACTCAAGTGTTGAACTTCGATGGTGAAACACAGGTGTTGGATGATTTAGATTGCTTTGAGAATATGGAGACTCAATTGTTGGATGAATTCAATGATGCAATTGCTGCGGATAGTGACAGTGAAGGAATGGAAGGGACTGAGATATTAGACCAAGGTGATGAGGTCTCAAATGATGAGATAGTAACAGGAGACTGCGGTCAATTCTTGGTCCAGAAGAAGGAATCTTTGGAGCAACATAATGCTTCTACCAATGAACAAATGAATTCAG GGATCCATGGTTCTACAACAACACCGGATATCAGAGCTGTGCCGGAATCAAAATCCA CATCTGTAAGGTTTACTTCAGTTCGTGCAGCAGCCTTGCATGCCTCTGGTCTTGCAGCTCGTAAAGCAGCATTACGGGGAATGAATGGCAAGTCTTGTTTCATCCAGACTGGTTGTCAGTTTTCAGACCAGTGCACAATTAAAAGTGATGGTTCAAACCCTAATGTTGTGGAGAAGATGAATCAGGCACAACATCTGGTTAATCGTGAAGAGAACTCAATTGGTTTAAGGCATGGAACCAGTTGCAGGGTTGGTTCAACTGTGAGAAAACTTTTTGCCGAAAGGTCTTCTTGCAGAAGTGAAAATGCGGATGCAAGAGATGACTTGCTTCAGTTTCCTGCAAGTGATGGTCAGTCAGCAGGTTTAAGCTATATTGACTCTGAAGAACCTGGGGAGTTATTACAAGCTAATGCACTTAATTTTGTGGAAAGGTTTGTAAATGATAAGATGACAGAGCTTGATGATCAAGTTGACCTAGGAAAGAGTACTGGGAGAAAATCACTTATTTCATGTGCGATAATAGGGCCACAAAGCTTGGCCAAGAAAACAGTTGAAAGGACGGCTGGTGAAACACAGATTTTTGATTGGGATGATGCTTTGGAGGATGAAGGAGGGGGTGGTATTTATTGTAGAAGGAAGGAAGAATTCTATGGTGATGGAAGCCATGCACAGAAAAATTCTAACCATGCCCATAAGCCTAAAGGAAGTAAACTCAATGAATCTTGCAATGTAGACCAACCAAATGCCCACGATAAAGAGATAGTTGATTCTGATTCAAAATCATTGTTGTGCAAGTCAAAAGATAATGGCAAGCCAGTGGGAGAAGGTCAACTGGATTTTAGGAAGAATCTTTTGAATGAGTTTGATGAACAGTGTAACTCAGATTCCTCTAGAGGACAATTGgaagctgctgctgctgctgaaCTAAATGTAGGTTTCGACACTCAGATATCTGCTGAAGCTATGGAAGCATTATTTTATGGGGACGTGGCTACTGACGTGAATGGTAATCTAGGTTTCCCAGGCATATCAAAGGGTTCCTCAAAAATTTTGTGTAGAGGAAAATGCAGGAAGAGAATTTCTTCTAGAGAATTCGTATTGAGAAAGGGTGTTTATTGTTATGGTGCTGCTCCAGTTACTAGGCAATCCAAGAGAACTCGAGTGTCTTCGGTTTTGCAGAATTTAAGTTCAAAAAATGTCTGGAAGGAGTGTGATACTGATCTACTTCTACAGAGAACAAAGAAAGCGAAATCGAATAATGATAAGAACCAAAACAGTGGTGGCATTAATATGACCAAGATGCCCTCAAAGAGTATCAAGAAAAGAAAGGCCGGTGGAGCTTTGACGAGGAGTCAACTTCATGGCACTGGAAGGTCAACTATGAGCAGCTCAATTAAGAAACGGCATCTTGAGGAGGTTTGTACTGTTACACCCATTGCTCATCGGACGAGGCAGTCCTTGGTCATGAATGCACAAATAGCTGAGGCTTCAGCCAGTGATTGTAGAAAAggtaaaaaacttgaaaaagagGTTGGTTTACTTCAAGAGAATAGAACCAGGAGTATAGATGTTACCGATGTTGAGTTATCTTTAGCGTCAAATGCCGAAGagcaactttcaaaatttcattctaaCCAATCTGGGGAGCATGGAAATGTTGAATCATGTAATGATGACCAATTGCATTTGGGGTTGATTGCTGGGAATAATGGCAATCATGGATCGAGCTATCCCAAACATAGATCTTCCCGCAAAATGTCTGTTCATGTTGGTGAATCTGATAACTTGGAAGCACAGTCTGAAAAGTCTGTTCAGCTAGATAATGAACCATCAATTCCTGTGGTAAAAAAGTCCAGAAGAAACAATATGAGCACTTGCATTCGTTCTACCACTGTGAGGATAACACGATCATCCAGGAATACTTGTCCTGTTCTGCATTTTCCAGACCAGAATTCAGAAGGAAAATTGTCTCGTCAAAGTTCAGATAAACAAGGTTCAAAGCACAATGTGGTTAATTGCAATTCTACCAAGATGAATAGGAGGACGATATCTACAAGCATAACTGGACCTGTAGCAGCAAAGGAAATCCAGCACTCTGGAGGAAACCATGTTGCAGTTTCTTCACCAATTTCAGAAAATTTAGCTGTGACTGTTGCTTCCGATGAGTCACCAGAAGAGAAATCAAGATCTCTTGGTTCTCTATGCACGACGCCAGTTAACTGTCCAACACCTATAAATGCAGCATCACCTGTTTGTATGGGTGAGGAATATTTTAAACAATCCTGCAAGAAGAACTTGTCAAAATCTTTGCTTATCAAAGAACTCCGAAGTTTAAGCCCAATCGACCCAGAACCTATTGCTACTTCAAAAGATATGAGGAAGAGAAGGGATTTGGCTGATATTAGAGTCTTGTTCAGCAACCACCTCAATGAAGATATAATTAAACAGCAGAAAAAG ATCTTGGCCCGCCTAGGCATCTCCGAGGCATCATCTATTTTAGCTGCAACACACTTTGTAACAGATAAATTTGTGCGTACTAGGAATATGTTGGAAGCAATTGCTTCGGGCAAACCAGTTGTCACACATTTATGGCTTGAAAGCATTGGACAGGTTAACATTCACATTGATGAAGATGCTTATATATTGAGGGACATCAAAAAGGAGAAAGAGTTTGGGTTTTGCATGCCATCTTCTTTAGCACGTGCACGCAGGCGACCTTTATTACAG GGCCGAAGAATTTTAATCACCCCAAATACAAAGCCAAATAAAGAAACAATTGTGCATTTGGTTGCAGTGCTCCACGGTCAG GCCTTAGAGAGAATTGGTAGGTCTGCTATGAAGGATGACAAAGTCCTGGATGATTTATTGATTCTATCATGTGAAGAAGATTATGCAATTTGTGTTCCTTTTCTTGAAAAAG GGGCAGCAGTTTACAGTTCTGAGCTACTACTGAATGGAATAGTTACTCAAAAGCTGGATTATGAGAG GCATCGTCTCTTTTCAGATCATGTTAGAAAAACACGTTCCACCATATGGCTAAGAAAGGATAATAGGTTCCTACCTGTAACAAAGCATAAATGA
- the LOC107897538 gene encoding uncharacterized protein has translation MDCNKEEAIRAKDIAEKKMQNKDFSGALRVAAKAQQLFQDLESISQMIVVCDVHCAAEKRLYGNEMDWYAILKVDQTADEATIKKQYRKFALQLHPDKNKFPGAEAAFKLIGDAQRTLLDQGKRSSHDMKRKVTVNRPSPAAACRPPQNSSWFPHAAAQNNFHANFPGLNSQQQQRQPTQTGSSNGRPTFWTKCPYCTVKCQYYTEILNRSIRCQTCKNNFVAYDSGAVPPGSKMSQPKFPQQGVAQNQGACGVDQRSQRSFTVENVFTGFTPNAPQTTEARKGKGNGKRGKKQTVESSGSSNDSDEDMVIDGNGDVLVGKQSNSQAEQNVRRSGRRKQHISYKVNLSDEEDLGSLPKKTKTSGPPCANEETKGMPNEDESKQKNRAGEVKYQNARDCREGKGFKSSFLKETSEGDDLRKPGKAYADDLKENLNPIVDDSVSDLSQKETKEPLVFACANLEFYDFDNDKKESCFSVGQIWALYDTLDAMPRFYARIRKIFSSGFKLKITWLEPDPDDANEIDWVGEGLPVSCGKFKHGASENTEDRLMFSHLLYWEKGTCRDTYKIFPRKGETWALFKNWNINWKSGSGTDQKYEYEFVEIISGGVEDAGIQVAYLNKVKGFGSVFSRTSKNGVDTFVVPRNELFRFSHKVPSFVLTGKERKGVPKGSFELDTAALPEEIAVPKVLKANGDSRHLSSSYSAACEILKPTVGSDEPVPPASASKIFEIPESEFYNFDADKTKEKFLVGQVWALYGDDDGLPKYYGEIKNIESHPVFKIHVTWLLPCRSERRTEWYDTSMPTCCGRFSRKGSQVYTSTDSFSHKLKAESTGTKDEFAISPRQGEIWALYRNWTPQIKCSDLENWYYDIVLVMKETNGCIEVLMLERVDGFNSVFRVQAKGGSNVATEISWVDQLRFSHQIPFFKLTEERNGSLRGCWELDPAALPVHYFSS, from the coding sequence ATGGACTGCAACAAGGAAGAGGCCATCAGGGCCAAAGACATTGCAGAGAAGAAGATGCAAAATAAGGATTTTTCTGGCGCTCTTAGAGTTGCAGCCAAGGCCCAGCAACTATTTCAGGATCTGGAGAGCATATCTCAGATGATAGTGGTGTGTGATGTGCATTGTGCTGCTGAGAAACGATTGTATGGCAATGAGATGGATTGGTATGCCATACTTAAGGTTGATCAGACAGCTGATGAAGCTACAATCAAGAAGCAGTATAGAAAATTTGCCCTTCAACTTCACCCAGATAAGAACAAGTTTCCTGGTGCAGAAGCTGCTTTTAAGTTGATCGGGGATGCACAAAGGACACTTTTGGATCAAGGTAAAAGATCTTCTCATGACATGAAACGCAAAGTTACTGTTAATAGACCATCTCCAGCTGCAGCATGTCGCCCCCCACAGAACTCAAGTTGGTTTCCTCATGCAGCTGCTCAGAATAACTTCCATGCCAACTTTCCTGGCTTGAATTCTCAACAGCAACAACGGCAACCAACTCAAACTGGTTCCTCCAATGGCCGGCCCACTTTCTGGACCAAGTGTCCTTACTGTACAGTTAAGTGCCAGTATTATACGGAAATACTTAACAGATCTATTCGCTGCCAAACTTGCAAGAACAACTTCGTTGCCTATGATTCAGGTGCAGTTCCACCGGGAAGTAAAATGAGTCAGCCAAAATTTCCCCAACAAGGAGTTGCACAGAATCAGGGTGCTTGCGGAGTTGATCAAAGGTCTCAAAGGAGTTTCACTGTTGAGAATGTTTTTACAGGCTTTACTCCAAATGCACCTCAAACTACTGAGGCTAGAAAGGGAAAGGGGAATGGTAAAAGAGGAAAGAAGCAAACTGTTGAATCCAGTGGAAGCAGCAATGACTCTGATGAGGATATGGTGATTGATGGAAATGGTGATGTTCTGGTTGGAAAGCAGTCTAATTCCCAAGCAGAGCAGAATGTGCGGAGATCTGGTAGGCGTAAGCAGCACATTTCATATAAGGTAAATTTAAGTGATGAGGAGGACCTGGGTAGCCTTCCAAAAAAGACTAAAACAAGTGGACCACCCTGTGCCAATGAAGAAACTAAAGGAATGCCTAATGAAGACGAGTCTAAACAGAAAAATCGAGCTGGTGAAGTGAAATATCAGAATGCAAGGGACTGTAGAGAAGGTAAGGGTTTTAAGTCAAGCTTTTTAAAGGAAACGAGTGAAGGGGATGATCTTAGGAAACCTGGGAAAGCTTATGCTGATGACCTTAAGGAAAATTTAAACCCCATTGTTGATGATTCTGTGTCAGATTTGagccaaaaagaaacaaaagagccCCTGGTTTTTGCATGCGCCAATCTAGAGTTTTATGACTTTGACAATGATAAGAAAGAAAGCTGTTTTTCAGTAGGTCAGATTTGGGCTTTGTATGATACGTTGGATGCCATGCCTAGATTCTATGCTCGGATCAGAAAAATCTTCTCTTCTGGGTTCAAGCTGAAAATAACCTGGCTAGAACCAGATCCAGATGATGCAAATGAAATAGACTGGGTCGGAGAAGGTTTACCGGTTTCTTGTGGTAAGTTCAAACATGGGGCCTCTGAAAACACTGAAGATCGTCTTATGTTTTCCCATTTGCTATATTGGGAAAAAGGAACTTGTAGAGATACCTACAAGATATTTCCAAGAAAGGGAGAAACTTGGGCCCTTTTCAAGAACTGGAATATCAATTGGAAGTCTGGTTCTGGCACTGACCAGaaatatgaatatgaatttgTTGAGATCATATCTGGGGGTGTTGAAGATGCAGGTATACAGGTTGCTTACTTGAATAAGGTAAAAGGCTTTGGTAGTGTATTCTCTCGAACGAGTAAGAATGGAGTTGATACATTTGTAGTTCCGCGCAATGAACTATTCCGGTTTTCCCACAAGGTGCCGTCCTTTGTACTGACCGGTAAAGAGAGAAAAGGGGTGCCCAAAGGTTCCTTTGAACTCGATACAGCTGCTTTGCCTGAAGAAATTGCTGTTCCTAAGGTCTTGAAGGCGAACGGTGATAGCAGACATCTTAGTAGCTCTTATTCGGCTGCTTGTGAAATACTGAAGCCTACTGTGGGATCTGATGAACCTGTTCCTCCAGCTTCGGCCTCAAAAATCTTTGAAATCCCAGAATCTGAATTCTACAATTTTGATGCCGACAAAACCAAGGAAAAGTTTCTTGTTGGTCAGGTCTGGGCATTGTATGGTGATGATGATGGCTTACCTAAGTACTATGGTGAGATTAAGAACATCGAGTCCCACCCGGTTTTCAAAATACATGTGACGTGGCTTCTTCCTTGCCGATCAGAAAGAAGAACCGAGTGGTACGATACAAGCATGCCTACTTGTTGCGGAAGATTTAGTAGAAAGGGTTCCCAAGTCTACACCTCCACTGACTCCTTTTCTCATAAGTTAAAGGCAGAGTCTACCGGTACTAAGGATGAATTTGCCATCTCACCTAGACAAGGTGAGATCTGGGCATTATATCGGAACTGGACTCCTCAAATTAAATGTTCGGACTTGGAGAACTGGTACTATGACATAGTGCTGGTTATGAAGGAAACCAATGGGTGCATAGAGGTTTTAATGTTAGAACGTGTGGATGGCTTCAATTCTGTTTTCAGGGTTCAAGCAAAAGGAGGATCTAATGTTGCAACCGAAATCTCTTGGGTGGATCAGCTAAGGTTTTCGCATCAAATTCCATTTTTCAAGCTAACTGAAGAGAGAAATGGCAGCCTAAGAGGTTGCTGGGAACTTGATCCTGCAGCATTGCCGGTACattatttttcttcttaa